A genomic segment from Malus domestica chromosome 05, GDT2T_hap1 encodes:
- the LOC103414047 gene encoding uncharacterized protein, translating into MQRAVVQVKSISALKVCRNHAGKITQLAEKVITPFPPTTPSQQLRSPCVDLYFCSPVEGSYFDCRSISEYQQTLVQKLLPQAWSHDPLTTLKLILHLPGEAFYAAAVWLHHNHPKTLACNLLPIADDGGIASVLEILSRLDVGHSVDDYPWTWTRMLYNISRQQNFCANPFVFRSSRAETTKEKASALLKRRKTIAMANKVAERYDRDPHYRFLHDRVSDLIAECLKYDIQELNKLKHKQQQQQQGEEGLEMLELKITSAASYCPSRPNSSKAPRPTGLLYESIARKFPLGMRLRKEVLVPLRQAMASRKSVQDDANPWGYDYHPFPRTECPIFKYMLELNEAIAAKSKSVPELIETGALLPHQILRYARKFEQAAELLWERMVEDLHQKQGKLNNCLVVCNVDTSSWFCSEAGPLGLLVSQLNSQNPWKGKVVSYTRNPQMHLIPPGKDLRSKCKFMGSWEEKDWGDKDWEKEVDAVKKVFDLILEVAVKENVKPEQMINKVFVFKEKYGHKDLTWSGIRNSIFCDYKEIQRRFEAKGYTVPHLMIWSTNDGISPLEPPECSVEQGVTLLRGFSDNLVKSFLDNDGEIGPEEIMEAAISGENYQTLAVVD; encoded by the coding sequence atgcagagAGCAGTAGTGCAAGTGAAAAGCATCTCGGCTTTGAAAGTGTGCCGAAACCATGCCGGAAAAATCACACAACTCGCAGAAAAAGTGATTACTCCTTTTCCTCCCACAACTCCTTCACAACAATTGCGAAGCCCCTGCGTTGATCTCTACTTCTGCAGTCCCGTGGAGGGATCATACTTTGACTGCCGGTCGATTTCCGAATACCAGCAAACGTTGGTGCAGAAACTATTGCCGCAGGCCTGGTCCCACGATCCCCTAACTACCCTCAAGCTCATTTTGCACCTCCCAGGCGAAGCCTTCTACGCGGCCGCTGTTTGGCTCCACCACAACCACCCCAAGACCCTTGCCTGCAACCTCCTGCCTATTGCAGACGACGGGGGAATTGCCAGCGTCCTCGAAATTCTGTCCCGGCTAGACGTAGGCCACTCAGTTGATGACTACCCTTGGACTTGGACGAGGATGCTGTACAACATCAGCCGCCAGCAGAATTTCTGTGCTAATCCCTTTGTGTTCCGTAGTAGTCGGGCAGAGACAACCAAGGAGAAAGCCAGCGCCTTGTTGAAGAGAAGGAAGACCATCGCCATGGCTAACAAGGTCGCTGAGAGGTATGATCGCGATCCGCATTATCGGTTCTTGCACGACCGGGTTTCGGACCTTATTGCCGAGTGCTTGAAGTATGATATTCAGGAACTGAACAAGCTTAAGcacaagcagcagcagcagcagcagggcGAGGAGGGGCTGGAGATGTTGGAGTTGAAGATAACGAGTGCCGCTTCATATTGCCCTTCCAGACCCAACTCCTCCAAGGCCCCACGCCCCACGGGTCTGCTGTATGAAAGCATTGCGAGAAAATTTCCGCTGGGGATGCGGCTGAGAAAGGAGGTTTTGGTGCCGTTGAGACAAGCCATGGCGTCAAGGAAGTCAGTCCAAGATGATGCCAACCCGTGGGGTTATGATTATCATCCGTTCCCTCGCACTGAGTGTCCCATTTTCAAGTATATGCTGGAGCTGAACGAAGCCATTGCCGCCAAGTCCAAGTCTGTGCCCGAGTTGATTGAGACCGGTGCTCTGCTTCCACACCAGATCCTAAGATATGCTAGGAAATTCGAGCAAGCCGCCGAGCTTCTGTGGGAGAGAATGGTGGAGGACTTGCACCAGAAGCAGGGGAAGCTCAACAACTGCTTGGTTGTGTGTAATGTGGACACATCCTCCTGGTTCTGCAGCGAGGCTGGGCCTCTGGGGCTGTTGGTGTCCCAACTGAATAGCCAGAATCCATGGAAAGGAAAGGTGGTGAGTTACACTCGAAACCCTCAGATGCATTTGATACCACCGGGCAAAGATCTTAGGTCCAAGTGCAAATTTATGGGGAGTTGGGAGGAGAAGGACTGGGGTGACAAGGACTGGGAGAAGGAGGTTGATGCGGTGAAGAAGGTGTTTGATTTGATTCTGGAAGTCGCCGTGAAAGAGAATGTGAAGCCAGAGCAGATGATCAACAAGGTGTTTGTGTTTAAAGAGAAATACGGACATAAAGACCTTACTTGGAGTGGAATTAGGAACTCAATATTTTGTGATTACAAAGAAATACAAAGGAGGTTTGAGGCCAAGGGGTATACAGTGCCACACTTGATGATTTGGAGTACGAACGATGGCATCAGTCCATTGGAGCCGCCTGAGTGTAGCGTAGAACAAGGGGTGACGTTGTTGCGTGGCTTCTCCGACAACCTGGTCAAGTCCTTCTTGGACAATGACGGGGAAATTGGTCCAGAAGAGATCATGGAAGCAGCCATCTCCGGCGAAAACTATCAAACTCTGGCCGTAGTCGACTGA